The Gadus chalcogrammus isolate NIFS_2021 chromosome 16, NIFS_Gcha_1.0, whole genome shotgun sequence DNA window TGTatatttgcgtgtgcgtgtttatgtatgtatgtatgtatgtatgtatgtatgtatgtatgtatgtatgtatgtatgtatgtatgtatgtatgtatgtatgtatgtatgtatgtatgtatgtatgtatgtatgtatgtatgtctgcgtgtgtgtgtgtgtggttctgtgagtgtgtgggtgggttcgtaggtgtgtaggtgtgtgagtgtgtatgtgtgtgtatgtatgtatgtatgtatgtatgtatgtatgtatgtatgtatgtatgtatgtatgtatgtatgtatgtatgtatgtatgtatgtatgtatgcatgtatgtatgtatgtatgtatgtatgtatgtatgtatgtatgtatgtatgtatgtatgtatgtatgtatgcatgcatgtgtgtgtgtgagtgtgtgtgtgtgttgccatccCCAGTCCCCCTCTTGTGTTTAGTTGAGAATAGGTACAGCAGATGGTTTGGTCAGACAAGATCAGTAGGGCACTTAGTGAAAGATCTGCTGTCAGTTTGCTTTCAATCCCTAGTTATTATCTTTTCAATATTGACCTCCAAATACACggcaaatacatacaaacaattaattatttatttgaatgttaaCATGACTCTTTCCAATGTCTTCTATGTTTCGGTGGCTTTTGAAATGCCATTCATTTGACATTGTTTGTGCCGCCTGGAGGGAACAGTGATACGGCTGAGAAGGCTTCCTCCTGCAGAGGAAGGAGGTCATTAATTAGAGAGAGATCATACCGCTcatctttatacacacacacacacacacacacacacacacacacacacacacacacacacacacacacacacacacacacacacacacacacacacacacacactcaacactcgAATGCtgacattgaaacacacacgtgcacacacacactcatacacacacactcaacactcgAATGCtgacattgaaacacacacgtgcacacacacactcatacacacacccacacaaacacttgtgttggttgaattgtgtgtgtttgtgcgctcacacacatacacaggtgtTATCCTACTCCCATAAGTCTAATTAACTCGGAGTGTTGCTTGTTGCCTGCATAGAAGGTTGAAATTGTAAGGCATGCTGTCGTACTAAAAATGTCAagcattttttcgaaaatagattaaaaaaacttCCAAATCGCTGTCCTTTGAAAATGTGCGGGGTTGTGCTTTACTGAAAATccatgtgttttgttgtgtgtgtgtgtgtgtgtgtgtgtgtgtgtgtgtgtgtgtgtgtgtgtgtgtgtgtgtgtgtgtgtgtgtgtgtgtgtgtgtgtgtgtgtgtgtgtgtgtgtgtgtgtgtgtgtgtgtgtgtgtgtgcctttgccaCCATGTGCAGACCCttgttgtgcatgtgtattcatGAGCCTGAGAACCAAGGACTGTATGATCTTTGTAACCGAAGACAATAAAACAGTGATCAAAACAGACGGTCGGGATGGTTGACGTCGATGGAGATGCCCATGTAATTATCACACCTTTACAAGCAGCAGTGTGCAGATTTCAGGATAAAagcaataaatcaaatcatggacatttcaataataaaaGACTTCCAGCTGGGAGGTCTGAAAGGGATACAATTAGACTCATAATAGTGTCCTGTGCTGATCTGTTCAGgatgagtgtgagtgagtgagtacgtttacatgcaccgctgagagggacacagagtgagaggaacagaaagagagtgagaagcCTATACTGTGAATATACTCCCTTTATCATAAGCAACAGAAACGAGCAATTTTCTGAATTTCTTCAGCAATCCATGTATGTACAATAAAAGAACGCAATAGTCAAAGCCTTGGGCCTAAAATATATCGCAAAGTCTCGTGAAGAATAAGAATCTCGCGATTTAACATTCTGCGGGAGCCCTGGGACGCTCTCCGAGGGCTATGCGGCCTTCATCTCCTTTAGCGTATGAGCATataaataacacatttcaaCATCTTATGACTAATAAGTTGGCACATTTACCAGTTTGTTTAACCTCGAAACAGAAAAATATGGTTCCATATTTGAATAGCCACCTGTTGCTCATCCCCCATCTAGTTCGTCTCCGGGTCTTCTTGTCACCGGAAAAATCATCATCAATTAGGAATAGTTGAGAACAAACTGCGAGTTATTATAGGAAAAGAGTCAAGGCAAGCCCATACAGCTCCCATAAAGGTAAACAATCAATGCAACGATGAACTGTGTGCACGGGCCTGTTAACGCAAAAAGCAAGAGTGACATCTACTGGACTAATTAGAAATTAAAAATCTGATTGCATCTCTAGACTGACTGACTAATGTTTTGAGTATtaatgataattattattattttaattagaTAAAACAAGAAGTGAAAAAGACTCTTGgagtttattgttttattttgatgttaTGTGATGACCAAACAACAAAAATGCACAGGTTCAGTTAAAATGAAAACAAGGAAAACAATTTAACAACCCACCTAAACAAACAACGATCATTTACATATATACAGGCACTTATATCAAAAGTCTGCAGGAAATCACCATCAAGAGGCTAGAAATTGTCTGGTACAAGGCTAGCAAATATGCTGGTGGAATGGGAATTATTCTTATGTCAAAGTAACAGAAAAATTCACACATAAATATGAAACGATGAAAGACGATGGAGAAGAGAGGCCCATGACTAGATCGTGACATAGACAGCCACATAAAAAACAACCTTCTATCACATTCAATGAAATCCTGGTCACTTCCCTTCATAATTTAACAAAAGTTCTACAACATACTAAGATTCTTTCTACAGAATATACTGAATAAAATGCATTGGGATATGAATAAGtaactatctgtgtgtgtgtgtgtgtgtgtgtgtgtgtgtgtgtgtgtgtgtgtgtgtgtgtgtgtgagtgtgtgtgtgtgtgtgtgtgtgtgtgtgtgtgtgtgtgtgtgtgtgtgtgtgtgtgtgtgtgtgtttgtgtgtgtgtgtgtgtgtgtgtgtgtgtgtgtgtgtgtgtgtgtgtgtgtgtgtgtgtgtgtgtgtgtgtaggggtttgtgtgtgcatgcatttgtgtgtgtgtgtgtgtgtgtgtgtgtgtgtgtgtgtgtgtgtgtgtgtgtgtgtgtgtgtgtgtgcgtgtgtgtgtgtgtgcgtgtgtgtgtgtgtgcgcgcatgcgtttgtccgtgtgtatgtttatgcgtgtgtgtatgtgtgtgtttatgtgtgtgtgtacgtgtgcgtgtgtgtgtgtgtgtgtgtgtgtgcgtgcggggcATCACGTGCGTACGTgagtgcttttgtttgtttcttgtgTGTGCGCGGGTCACTGCAGGGTGGGAGAGTGGGCCCCCTCGGTGGTCAGGGGGCTCCCAGCCCCCCTGTGGGCCAGCTGGCCGGCCGAGGCCCCCACCGGGGAGCGGAGCTTCCTTATGGGGTTGAAGGCGTGCAGCGATGACGAGCCCGGAGAGTGGGGCGGCGATAGGATGGGGatcaggggggcggggcttgatcCGGGGGGCctgatggggagggggtgggccatgggggagtgggcggggctgcGGGGGTACCTGCGAGGGGCCGACCACAGGGGCCTGTCGGAGGCGTTGAAGGCCGGGGGTTGGGTGGAGATGTAGACGGGGGCACAGTTCATATCTGGTGGGACGTGTAAGTTACCGGAACATTCTTCTAACCGCTCCAGTGTCTCCTGGGTTGAGAAGAGGATGGACAGGGTGGTAAGATTATATAAGAATGACCTCTGTATTTATTAATGCAACCAAAAGAAAATGTTAGGTAAATGGCATATTTTGATGCGTTCTGTTTGTAAAAAGGACACCTACATCTTCGTTGAGAACGTAGAGAGGCATAGGGCTCCTTCGACCCAGAGTGGATGGTTTGGGCACAACATCAACTGAACAAAAGATATCAGTGGTTCATTATTGGTCATTTAATGTTTGCATAATATTCAACATGCTAGACACTATAACTACCCACACAATGTAGTATTATACTTAATACAACCAATTTGGATAAACAGACTGTGGGATTATCTTACTATCGTGGCCATTTTCACTTGGCTCCTCATAGACGGGGACTCTTTGAGGGGCCGACCGACGTTTCTTCCTATGTTAGAAATAGAATGTTATTCTTAAAGCTTGTTTAAAGCTTAAGATACAATTCATTTCAAGCATTCAATGACAACAGCCAAGAGTTGGGTGGTGGAATTATTAGCCCAGTGTATTATAAATATCAAAGTCAGAAAAGAGGGAgcaagagtgagggagagagagagagagcgagcaggagtgtgagagagcgagacagagtttaaataatgattaaagTCAGAATGACTCTTACTTGGTGGGTTtccaacaggcacacacagtcACCAGAGTGATGAGCAGGAAGATGCCCCCGGTGGACAAGATGATGTATAGCGAGCTTCGTCCTAGGAGGCAGAGGGATAAAGAGTATAGAAAAAGCGATTTTCAATAAATTTCTTTAAAGAAAGAGAAGGGGTGATAAAATAAATCCAGCTTGATAGTTTCCCTTAAGAAATGCGACCAGGCATGTGCACACGGCCCCTTCTAACTCTCATAGTTGAAGAAGTAAGGTGTGGTGTTATGCATGAGAAGTGGTTCCTTGTAAAGAAGGGTTCCACTTTGCAGGGCAAATCCGAATAGAAATTAGGTCCAAGATGTCGAGACTTTGCGGCATGTTTTATATTGTTCATCTCTCTGAATAACCTGACAGCTTTTTATACGAACCCTGTCGTCCACATGCAGGAAAGGGTTATGTAGGTTAGTCCCAGTGAAACTTTGTGGTTTGGTACTCATATATCCAtgtatagtaggcctataggccCAAGGTAAATCGGTCCCTCAACATCCAGACAGTAGAGAACATCAAAGCATGCTCTCGCTGTCATCTGCCTCATAAATTATTGTCTTTTACTAAATGACATTGTGAGCAGGGACTgcttctcattctctctctccctctctacctcccattctccctatctgtctctgtctctgtattgctctctttctctttctctctctgtctctttaccGATGGCCTCGATTCGAAAGCGGCCTATGTTGGATATGCACTTGCAGTAAAAAAACAATGATGCCAGCATGAGAAGACAATTGCATTCGCAAGGGCTTTGCGATGACAATATGCTTCATTAGAACATCCTGCTCTTTCCGTTCACAATATTTAGCAATCTTCACAGCCGTGTTGGGCAAAAACGAAACGCTTCCACTCAAGAAGGGGGCTGTAAGGTTAAATTCCTTTAAGCACCACGGTCAACAAGTCATCTTTCTTTCGTCTTGATGCGCCGCTCTGGGCTCATTTGGGGGACGGACGTGGTGGGGGCCACCTACGGTAGACGCTGAGCCTGACGGGCACGCTCTTGGTGCTGCTGATGGGGTTGTCCACCATGCAAGTGTAGACGTCATCGTCGGCCATCTGCACTCGCACGATGGTCAGCACCTTTTGGTCGTGTGATAGCAGCAGACGCGTGTCATTGGTCAGGATGTTATCTCCCTTCATCCAACTGTAGATGGGCTTGGTGCCTTCGTTGTGGGCACAGTGGATGCTGAAGTGCTCGCTGTACTCCAGGACCGAGGAGGCAATCATCTGGACGAAGGGTTTGGACACGGGAACTgaggaaggacagagagccataCAGTTTAGTAGGTAGCTGAAGGATTGTAACACAAGAAGGAAACGTGTAGGCCATATATGTAGGAGCTTTTATTATAATAGCATAAAATCCAACACTTTCACCTCAAACCCCCCCCTCCTATATTGCATCAAATTTAGAAGTCCCTATTCCCAACCCAATTTTAAAAACTTTGTTTAAAACAGTGCTTTCAAAAGTGTGAACTTCAGAAAGCCTTTCAGTTCAGAGGCTCCCCACCGGCCTGGTGTCCGTCCTACCGTCCACGGTGAGCTCGATGGAGTGCTCCCCGGTGAAGCTGTCGTCGGTGATGGAGATCTCCACTTCGTACACGCCCTCGtccgacagctgcaggttgtgGATGAGCAGCGAGCCGTTCTCGTACAGCAGGATGCGGTCGCGGTACTCGGGCCGCAGGTTCCCTATGATGCTGGTGCCGATGGACTGCACCACCGTCACCGacttctccccttccctcttcaGCTGCCACTTGATGACGGGCTGGTCGAGGCTGGTGCTGGTGTAGCTGACGGACAGCAGGGCGTCTCTGCCCACCACGCCCCTCACCAGCTGGGCCTGGCTGGTCACGTTCACCCCCGACACCCCGCCTGCAGATGGGGAACATGGTGAAGATGTTATAAGACGCCAAGAGCTCCATCTGCGCAAATATGAAGTTTGGGGATTGTTTACTTGAGACTAAGGTTGTCACTAGaatttatgcattgcatgcCTCAATGTAGTGACACAGCGAATAGAGAAGTGCCAAGACTGCTTGTAATCTAGCTTGTTCATCTAGCAGGCAGCGGTATATCCCAGTGCCCTTGTGTGCTGCTGAATGTTGTGATTTATGGTGTCCTGTCCTTTATCTCTCAGCGTCACACAGCAGAACCTCAGGCTACAGTAATGAGTAAATGACCCAGAACGACTATTCAAACTTTGGGACACATCCTCGTGTCGTCATGACAGGCCTCAGCACCGCAGTGCGATACACTGTTCCACCACAGCCACTTACACAACCATGTCATTATCGGATTCAGAAGGACTGCGAGAAGTACAACATGTCCCACAACATACCCCACAATAGCTCATCAGCATGCAGATAAAGGGGCAATAACATGATGTAATGTTATCACCGGAACAAAAGATGCATTCAGGTTGAGGCAAAGATCACACAGCACAGCACATTGCTCTGCAGGGATGGCTATCCAGATCTGCCTGGAGACACATCTTGCTTAATCAtcaatctgccccccccccccccatgtccctGCCTATAATAGCCTCTTAATGACCCCAGGGCCCTGGCTTGTGGACAAATTATTTACTGATTCTGATGTGTAACTCTCATTATTCCCAATCTCCCGTCGGGATATAGGGAAAAGGTCTTTGGGTATTGGGGCCTCATTGTTCTCTTTATTGACTGGCTCTGTCTTGGTTACCTAGCCCGGTGAAGCCATTAAGCGCACAGCAGTGGTTCCTATAAGTCTGGAGAGTTCCTGGAGTGGGGAAGGCCCTACAACCTTGGCTAGGCAGAGTATCCCACTGGTAGCCAGGAAGCAGAACGTTAGTAGTGAAAAGGGGCAAGAGAAGGAGcgaaaaggaaagagagagagagagagagagagagagagagagagggagtagggggagggagagtaacAAAGAACGGTAGAGGGGGACTAGGCCGATGTTCACTATTCTCTGTTCCGAGGCAGTTAGCATGGCATCGCCTCATCGCCGTGGTAACCATTTGGTCCGCCTGACAGGAGTTGCCAGGACGATAAGACAAAGACCACGATTGTTTGGACTAGTTTACTCCCAtgaaaagagggagaaagaaagagagaggggaagagagggaaggagagaaagtgagagggaaAGCTAGAGcgcgagagcaagagcgagagaatgagagagagagtgagcgacaaagagcgagagaggagagagagagagagagagatagagatagagatagagagagagagagagagagagagagagagagagagagagagagagagagagagagagagagagagagagagattctttgTTACTGGCGAAGCAGGAGATAGACACAGGGTCCAGTGATTCTGTTAACGGAGGCCTACAATATTGTTATTGTCCAGGGTAACAAACTAACATGGAATTTTAAACTAACAATAACTCATGAATATTTATTAAGATTCAAAGGAACATTTATAGAACTGCAATGCTGGCAATTAGGTTTTCCTTTCTTAATTCATTGACATCTATTTCTATGAGTTAGCTCTCCACTAAAACCCCTTGATAGGGATATTCTTATCTTACCTATTCCTATTTCCTGAGCCCTCCGGCTGAGACCCCATCAGTCTCCTTTGGGTCTGAAATGGATGAAGCTCCCACTACAACCTGATCTACCCTATCTCTGCTGGGGTTTCAGACATCATACATAATAAACCCACTGGCTAATACAACCAGTTTAACCTATAATCATTCATTACTCCAAGAGTATGTTCCGATCCAACACATATAATCATTCAAGTTATAGCCGATAAAATAATTTAACGAAAACCCTTATATACTCCCAAACTCAATTATAAACTCTTCTATAAATCACACCATGAAACCAATTTCAAAAGCAATCTTAAGTTTCATCCAAAAAACATAAACTTTCAAACAGTGACGGCCATATGTCCCAGGGTGCCTTTCCAATCACCAAAACAAAGTGTTTACCTGTgaagagcagagggagggagaggcccaGGAACGTCAGCAGCGGAGGAACGCCTGTCGCTCTGTGGCGTGGAGATGTCTTCCTCTCCACCTTCATCTTGTGTCCCCGGCTGAGTCTCTAACCCACCCAGTGAGCATGGTTTAGCCACGCTGAACACGTCTCCTCTATGGCTTGACTCGGAGCATTTGCTCGCTCTATTCCCCCCCTcagtgcctgcctgcctgcctgcctgctgcaCTGGCCTCTCTGGACTCTCTACACCCTAGTCAGACACGACACAACggccaactgtgtgtgtgtgtgtgtgtgtgactctgtgtgtgtgtgactgtgtgtgtgtgtgtgtgtgtgtgttctcatgaGACAGAGACATACTGTAGATGGTCTCCACTCTTCCATTTGACAGTGCCCTTTCATGGGAGAAGACAAAGGACAGACATCTCGGTTTGCTTTAGTTTCGGGGGAAAAAAAGATCTGACAAAGggaacaaatgtattttaattatcAGCAAACTGATTTGTTCATTCTTGAGgttggtgtttgtttttttgggccAACAAGTTTGTGTTAAGTCTCTTAAAGTTGATTACAAATGTAGAGCGGAGTTGTTACCAGTGGAATTCCTGGATCAAAACAACGTCTCTAAAGAGCCATTCCAGAAGAACCGATTCTgaaaaacaaccccccccccccacacacacacacactctcccctccACTTGGGAAGCTCACAATTTATGACTTGGCAACAGTtctactaactaactaactgtgtgcacaaacacacacacacacacacacacacacacacacacacacacacacacacacacacacacacacacacacacacacacacacacacacacacacacacacacacacacacacacacacacacactctctctctctcactctctctctctctctcactcacacacacacacacacacacacacacacacacacacacacacacacacacacacacacacacacacacacacacaaacacgctcacacatacactgacatacacacccacacagaaacacatacactgacatacacacgcaaacacaactgtgcgcacatacacaaacacacaaatatacacacatacactcccacacactcacgcaagcacccacaaacacacagatacacaaacactcccATTCCCAAACAGAACAGCtaatgctcacacacatacaaaggcaGGCATGAAGCTAATTGCAACCTTGAATGTCTGTGAGCTGCATAATAAATTGTTTAAACAACCTGTGGTTCCTACAGTGTCCTGCTGGGGGCATCAAAGTAACATTATTCTATGGAAAGAGAACAAAACCAAGGCAACTTGtggggtttggtttggtttggttttgcaTCAGATGACTCCCTCTCTATATGCTATTGTATGCATAACTTCTTATTAGCTGATATGTATTCTCTGGTCCACCGCTGTTGAAGTGTTGCGGTAAACCTGTTTTGAATTATTATTCTGAATCATGGAGGTGTCGACTGGTGAGTGAGCAGCCCCTGCAGCCCAACAATTAGTAAAACTGATGGCAGTTTGTAAAGGCAGGGGGTTCGTTACGCTCTTTAACTGTAGAATGACAGCAACCCACAAATCGATATCAGGATGCAGCAACCGTGTTCAGTTATAACACGGAAGTTATGCACCAGGGATAAGGAAAACGAATGAGGGCATGCTGcctttttatcatgtttttaCTTTAGAAGCGGAAAAAAAATGTtgtattaaaggcccactatgcaacttcgggaatttcttcgcttttTTCTTGGTtatggcacgcacatttctctacacagcgcccccttcagtttcgtagtagatattttacaacactgtcgtaacaactcgttgacgacccttccccatgcacttctacgcgagccatgtgcatttgttttcaaagaagccggcgaatgcgtggagccatgtccaaagtagatgttcataaagtgtaggcaaggttatgcaTTTTTCAAATTGtgaatttgtattgcaataagcataaagccatccttttttatagttgacggggagaatttatatcctagattataattgttttatcttaagttgaacagaacaatcagtgtgagagtgttggccaacataataatctaaataaacaagaacctggattcggggattcagtctgtatctgggggacgagacagacgaaaagcaaaacatcaatggaaacaaaggtgtttatatggttgcaaccaacaagcaagctagaaacatagagggctcacaacaaaacggtcgagaaaacgatttttacagggctcacaacaaaatggttgagcaaacacatttgtacagaggctatcaacatcaagaataccacgaggacaaagttcacccaagggtactttcaatttcaaaagcaacacggccaaatcggagtctgatttgcagtttttctttcagttcacgctattcctgaaaagcttgcccaacgtttactcgtgtctggcctctctgtcggtcagtctcccttttctcttcttctgttcctccgacattgggtttctccgtctctttttagtcggctgatatatgatgaatgtaacaatcccttatttacttgtgtttatatcgagccggttccgtgtttgggggtctgtgccgtaaagcaattcgttacttcgcgagacccgagactcccgcgagagtgggcggcgggtcgccggcagaaacatattccttttctccgccaagatgcgcaagggggagtcgaaacaacgaacaatcgaacaaaaatgtataatggaaccatcgcaatgactcctagcctgttatattaaggtaaatcaagccaaaaaagttgcatagttcccctttcactcgtgtctgatctcttttctggtccattcttcttttgttccaccgacagtcgcctcttgggtcacttatcagtcgattgatccatgatgaatgcaacaattgcctcgcaactggctgtttatatctagccggtgccatgtttgggtgtgtgtctgtgccgt harbors:
- the hepacama gene encoding hepatic and glial cell adhesion molecule a, giving the protein MKVERKTSPRHRATGVPPLLTFLGLSLPLLFTGGVSGVNVTSQAQLVRGVVGRDALLSVSYTSTSLDQPVIKWQLKREGEKSVTVVQSIGTSIIGNLRPEYRDRILLYENGSLLIHNLQLSDEGVYEVEISITDDSFTGEHSIELTVDVPVSKPFVQMIASSVLEYSEHFSIHCAHNEGTKPIYSWMKGDNILTNDTRLLLSHDQKVLTIVRVQMADDDVYTCMVDNPISSTKSVPVRLSVYRRSSLYIILSTGGIFLLITLVTVCACWKPTKKKRRSAPQRVPVYEEPSENGHDIDVVPKPSTLGRRSPMPLYVLNEDETLERLEECSGNLHVPPDMNCAPVYISTQPPAFNASDRPLWSAPRRYPRSPAHSPMAHPLPIRPPGSSPAPLIPILSPPHSPGSSSLHAFNPIRKLRSPVGASAGQLAHRGAGSPLTTEGAHSPTLQ